From Burkholderia sp. WP9, a single genomic window includes:
- a CDS encoding aldo/keto reductase, protein MDYVKLGRTGLDVSRLCLGCMSYGVPSRGTHPWSLDDEAARPFIKQALDHGINFFDTANVYSDGTSEEIVGRALKDFAKRDEIVLATKVNSRMHPGPNGAGLSRKAIMAEIDNSLRRLGTDYVDLYQIHRWDYGTPIEETMEALHDVVKAGKARYIGASSMYAWQFAKALHVAERNGWTRFVTMQNYVNLLYREEEREMLPLCESEGIGVIPWSPLARGRLTRDWNTESARSETDEFGRTLYAHTEDADRRIVERVSQIANKRGVPRAQVALAWVLQKKPITAPIVGATKLHHLDDAVAALSLNLSAEEIGRLEELYVPHAVTGFK, encoded by the coding sequence ATGGACTATGTGAAACTCGGCCGTACCGGCCTCGATGTATCGCGTCTTTGTCTCGGCTGCATGAGCTATGGTGTGCCGTCTCGCGGCACTCATCCCTGGTCGCTCGACGATGAGGCCGCGCGGCCCTTCATCAAGCAGGCGCTCGATCACGGCATCAATTTCTTCGATACCGCGAATGTCTATTCCGACGGCACGAGCGAGGAAATCGTCGGCCGCGCGCTGAAGGACTTTGCGAAGCGCGACGAGATCGTGCTCGCCACCAAGGTGAATAGCCGCATGCATCCGGGCCCGAACGGCGCAGGCCTGTCGCGCAAGGCCATCATGGCGGAAATCGATAACAGCCTCAGGCGCCTCGGCACGGATTACGTGGACCTGTACCAGATCCATCGGTGGGACTATGGCACGCCGATCGAAGAAACCATGGAAGCGCTGCACGATGTCGTGAAGGCCGGCAAGGCGCGCTATATCGGCGCATCGTCTATGTATGCGTGGCAGTTCGCGAAGGCGCTGCACGTGGCCGAGCGCAACGGCTGGACGCGCTTCGTGACGATGCAGAACTACGTGAATCTGCTCTACCGCGAGGAAGAGCGCGAAATGTTGCCGCTATGCGAGAGCGAGGGGATCGGTGTGATTCCGTGGAGCCCGCTCGCGCGCGGCCGCCTGACGCGTGACTGGAACACGGAAAGCGCGCGCTCCGAAACCGATGAATTCGGCCGTACGCTCTATGCGCACACGGAGGACGCGGATCGGCGGATTGTCGAACGGGTCAGCCAGATCGCCAACAAGCGCGGCGTGCCGCGCGCGCAAGTCGCGCTAGCGTGGGTGTTGCAGAAAAAGCCGATCACCGCGCCGATCGTCGGCGCAACCAAACTGCATCATCTCGACGATGCGGTGGCCGCGCTCTCATTGAACTTGAGCGCGGAGGAAATCGGCCGCCTCGAGGAGCTGTACGTGCCGCACGCGGTGACCGGGTTCAAGTAA
- a CDS encoding cation diffusion facilitator family transporter, which yields MKEESPKAIFYALAANLGIAICKFAAATFTGSGSMFAEAIHSTADCGNQLLLLFGLREARKPASPLHPMGSGREINFYSLLVALLLFFVGGAFSVYEGVHRLFVHEPLQYAYVALVVLGVSVVLEALSLWGAVKEIRKTHPDKNMWRWFRETRESELLVVAGEDIAALAGLAMAFVAVLLTLVTGNPVYDALGSIGVGLLLMLIAWLVAREVKSMIVGESASPEVRRAIEAHLRGRTEIRSIINMITLQWGRHVVVAVQAEMIDYASGRAMIDAINVIEEDLQTTFPQVRWVFFEPDVPRV from the coding sequence ATGAAAGAAGAATCGCCGAAAGCCATTTTCTATGCGCTCGCCGCCAACCTCGGCATCGCCATCTGTAAGTTCGCTGCTGCCACATTCACCGGTTCCGGCTCGATGTTCGCCGAGGCCATTCACTCGACCGCCGACTGCGGCAATCAACTGCTGCTGCTATTCGGACTGCGCGAAGCGCGTAAGCCGGCGAGCCCGCTGCATCCCATGGGCAGCGGGCGCGAGATCAACTTCTATTCGCTGCTGGTCGCGCTGCTGTTGTTCTTTGTCGGCGGCGCGTTCTCGGTCTATGAGGGCGTGCATCGTCTGTTCGTGCACGAGCCTCTGCAGTATGCGTATGTGGCGCTGGTAGTGCTCGGCGTGTCCGTGGTCCTCGAGGCGCTTTCCCTGTGGGGCGCGGTGAAGGAAATCCGCAAGACGCATCCCGACAAGAACATGTGGCGCTGGTTTCGCGAGACGCGCGAGTCCGAACTGCTCGTGGTGGCGGGCGAGGACATCGCCGCGCTCGCGGGCCTGGCGATGGCCTTCGTTGCCGTGCTGCTTACGCTCGTGACCGGCAATCCGGTCTATGACGCGCTCGGCTCTATCGGCGTCGGCCTGCTGCTGATGTTGATCGCATGGCTGGTGGCGCGCGAAGTAAAGTCGATGATCGTTGGCGAATCGGCGAGCCCCGAGGTGCGGCGAGCGATCGAGGCACATCTGCGCGGGCGCACCGAGATTCGCAGCATCATCAATATGATCACGCTGCAATGGGGCCGGCATGTCGTGGTGGCCGTGCAGGCGGAAATGATCGACTACGCAAGCGGGCGCGCGATGATCGATGCGATCAACGTAATCGAAGAGGACTTGCAGACCACGTTTCCACAAGTCCGCTGGGTGTTTTTCGAACCGGACGTGCCGCGCGTTTGA
- a CDS encoding M14 family zinc carboxypeptidase, whose amino-acid sequence MQPLSFLPDSFAEYEDLRAILEQGSASFAIRTVCETTVRGRQFAIQTASIGSTDPQAPAIGFFGGIHGLERIGSQLVLDYMRALLARLEWDELLVRQLQSIRLIFMPIVNPGGMWAATRANPNGVDLMRNAPQNADERVPLLAGGQRVGAWLPWYRGRMGAPMEPEAAALLQVVETELAARPLSIALDCHSGYGWSDSIWFPYARTRKLMPHLPEMYVLKTMFERAHPHHGYAFEPQSHQYLLHGDLWDFAYDRAPAPNVFLPMTLELGSWLWIKKNPRQLFSRQGMFNPVKAHRTARVLRRHANLLDFLARAAFSSQRWLPQGHRREQLLQSAIDHWYQPESL is encoded by the coding sequence ATGCAGCCCCTGAGCTTCCTTCCCGACAGTTTTGCGGAGTACGAAGATCTCAGGGCGATCCTCGAGCAGGGCAGCGCGAGCTTCGCGATCCGCACAGTCTGCGAAACAACGGTGCGCGGCCGGCAATTTGCCATCCAGACCGCGAGCATTGGGTCCACCGACCCGCAGGCTCCGGCCATCGGCTTTTTTGGCGGCATTCACGGGCTCGAGCGGATCGGCTCGCAACTCGTGCTCGACTACATGCGCGCGCTGCTGGCGCGGCTCGAATGGGACGAACTGCTGGTGCGGCAATTGCAGTCGATTCGTCTGATCTTTATGCCGATCGTCAATCCGGGCGGCATGTGGGCGGCCACGCGTGCGAATCCGAACGGCGTCGATCTGATGCGCAACGCGCCACAGAATGCGGACGAACGCGTGCCGCTGCTGGCGGGCGGCCAGCGCGTGGGCGCGTGGCTGCCGTGGTATCGCGGCCGCATGGGTGCGCCGATGGAACCCGAGGCTGCCGCGCTGCTGCAGGTGGTGGAAACCGAACTGGCCGCGCGGCCGTTGAGCATTGCGCTCGATTGCCACTCGGGCTACGGCTGGAGCGACAGCATCTGGTTTCCGTACGCACGCACGCGCAAGCTGATGCCGCATTTGCCGGAAATGTACGTGTTGAAAACCATGTTCGAACGCGCGCATCCCCATCATGGCTACGCGTTCGAACCGCAGAGCCATCAATATCTGCTGCACGGCGATCTGTGGGACTTCGCCTACGATCGCGCGCCCGCTCCCAATGTCTTCCTGCCGATGACGCTCGAATTGGGCTCGTGGCTGTGGATCAAGAAAAACCCGCGTCAATTGTTTTCGCGTCAGGGCATGTTTAATCCGGTCAAGGCACATCGAACCGCGCGTGTGCTGCGGCGTCATGCGAACCTGCTCGACTTTCTGGCGCGCGCGGCGTTTTCGTCGCAACGCTGGCTGCCGCAAGGCCATCGTCGCGAGCAATTGCTGCAAAGCGCGATCGACCATTGGTATCAACCGGAAAGCCTATGA
- the phnC gene encoding phosphonate ABC transporter ATP-binding protein has protein sequence MDAIREAIRIERLSKTFSNGRKALDEIDLRVEPGEMVALIGASGSGKSTLLRHIAGFTASDAQPSQIAILGRPIQQNGRIVREVRSIRRDIGFVFQQFNLVNRLSVESNVLIGALARLPLWRRLSGRFPRAERALSMAALNEVGIGEHARERAANLSGGQQQRAALARALVQRARIVLADEPIASLDPESSRRVMEMLRTLNIEHRLTVLVSLHQVDIAMQYCPRTVALRRGKVVYDGPSAALTPTLLKTLYGEAASELLDESAPSADDSETSHAAGSTPLQDAAPASGRYAFALNPAHSN, from the coding sequence ATGGACGCAATTCGGGAAGCAATCCGTATCGAACGATTGAGCAAGACGTTCAGCAACGGCCGCAAGGCGCTGGACGAAATCGATCTGCGCGTCGAACCGGGCGAGATGGTTGCGTTGATCGGCGCCTCGGGCTCGGGCAAATCGACGCTGCTGCGTCACATCGCGGGCTTCACGGCTTCGGATGCGCAGCCGTCGCAGATCGCTATTCTGGGGCGGCCGATTCAGCAGAACGGGCGCATTGTGCGTGAAGTGCGCAGCATTCGCCGCGATATCGGCTTCGTGTTCCAGCAATTCAATCTGGTGAACCGGCTCTCCGTGGAAAGCAACGTGCTGATCGGCGCACTCGCCCGACTGCCGTTGTGGCGCCGTCTCAGCGGGCGTTTTCCGCGCGCCGAGCGGGCGTTGTCGATGGCCGCGCTCAACGAAGTCGGCATTGGCGAACATGCGCGCGAACGCGCCGCCAATCTCTCCGGCGGCCAGCAGCAGCGCGCGGCGCTCGCCCGTGCCTTGGTGCAACGCGCGCGCATCGTGCTCGCCGATGAACCCATCGCGTCGCTCGACCCCGAGTCGTCGCGCCGCGTGATGGAGATGCTGCGCACGCTGAACATCGAGCATCGACTCACGGTGCTGGTGTCGCTGCATCAGGTCGATATCGCGATGCAGTATTGCCCGCGCACGGTTGCGCTGCGCCGCGGCAAGGTAGTCTACGACGGCCCTTCCGCCGCGCTCACGCCAACCTTGCTCAAGACGCTTTACGGCGAGGCCGCCAGCGAACTGCTCGATGAATCCGCCCCCAGCGCGGACGATAGCGAGACTAGCCACGCGGCCGGCAGCACACCGCTTCAGGACGCCGCGCCCGCTTCGGGCCGCTATGCATTCGCTCTCAATCCGGCGCACTCGAACTGA
- a CDS encoding NAD-glutamate dehydrogenase — MQAKNEEAVTHLLNDVVEFARGRLPEPTFKVVEPFLRHYYDFVDADDLQSRSIADLYGAALAHWQTAQRFVPGAERLRVYNPILEQHGWHSDHTVIEIVNDDMPFLVDSVSMAVNRHGLALHSVVHPVFRIWRTPDGSIARVSQGAEEATDTRSQLTSFIHFEVDRCGDAAKLDALRDDIARVLRDVRAAVEDWPKIVELARSTIKGMKAGEAGPEGLEARAFLEWMVADHFTFLGQRDYELVQHDIGYGLRAVPGSGLGILRDALRPVATAEVTPLPPAAVEIISATSPIFLTKANSRATVHRPGYLDYVGIKLTDANGKVTGERRFIGLYTSTAYFVSASEIPIVRRKCANIVRRAGFLAKGHLAKSLLTVLETYPRDELFQAEEDQLYDIALGVLRLQEHQRTRLFVRRDRFDRFVSCLVFVPRDKYNTDLRQRIANLLADAFNGESVEFTPLLSESTLARIHFVVHAKPDGMPNVDTRELEARLVQVARRWQDDLADALLDAFGEEQGNRLLQHYGDSFPAGYRDDYPARTAVRDIELIERVQGSERLAMNLYRPIESGPRAFRFKVYRAGLPIALSRSLPMLEHLGVRVDEERPYLIEALGATPAWIHDFGLELADDAEFDIERVKDLFEEAFEQVWTGAIESDDFNRLVLRAQLNAREVTILRAYAKYLRQVGSTFSDAYIERAVTGNPAIARMLVELFVARFDPVLGETREARVDGWLHTIDSALDQVPNLDEDRILRQFLGVIKATQRTNYYRFDADGHPKPYLSFKFNPALVPGLPEPKPMFEIWVYSPRVEGVHLRGGRVARGGLRWSDRREDFRTEVLGLMKAQMVKNVVIVPVGSKGGFVVKNPPPQTERDAWMREGIACYQTFLRGLLDLTDNLAGTAVVPPPDVVRHDPDDPYLVVAADKGTATFSDYANAISQEYGFWLDDAFASGGSVGYDHKKMAITARGAWESVKRHFREMGVDTQTMDFTVVGVGDMSGDVFGNGMLLSPHIKLVAAFDHRHIFLDPSPDPAVSLAERGRLFILDRSSWADYDPALISAGGGVFPRSAKTIPLSPAVQSVLGISAPALAPAELMRAILQAPVDLLYNGGIGTYVKASRETHLQVGDRANDAIRVNGADLRCKVVAEGGNLGLTQLGRIEFAQRGGRINTDAIDNSAGVDCSDHEVNIKILLGLVVTDGEMTEKQRNALLAEMTDEVGLLVLQDNYYQTQALSIAGRYGVELLDAEARLMRYLERTGRLNRVIEFLPTDEEVAERQAAKQGLTTPERAVLLAYSKMWLYDALLDSSMPEDPLVADMLVEYFPKPLRQRFSVPMQRHPLRREILATHLTNALVNRVGCEFVHRLMEETDAQPGDIVRACIMARDVFDLDHVWRSIDALDNRVADDVQARMFVEVARLVERSALWFLRQLQSGAVNAGDVAGLLARCRDAAQRLAPQWPALLPGADLEALSERQRVFVDAGVDSELAVRIASGEISAALLDIAEVASTCGRSLELVAGVYFALGTLLNSSWISERAAALPVPTHWDMLARATALAELARLKRALTTSALAGADEASTPDALVEAWREKRIAQLERYARLLADLRATGGASLSMLLVIVREMAALERV; from the coding sequence ATGCAAGCAAAGAACGAAGAAGCTGTCACGCACTTGCTGAACGATGTCGTCGAATTTGCGCGAGGGCGCCTGCCCGAACCCACCTTCAAGGTCGTCGAGCCTTTTCTGCGGCACTACTACGATTTCGTCGACGCCGACGATCTGCAAAGCCGTTCGATCGCCGATCTCTACGGCGCGGCGCTTGCGCACTGGCAAACGGCGCAGCGTTTCGTACCCGGCGCCGAGCGCTTGCGCGTCTATAACCCGATTCTCGAGCAGCATGGCTGGCACTCCGATCACACGGTGATCGAGATCGTCAATGACGACATGCCGTTTCTGGTCGATTCGGTGTCGATGGCGGTCAACCGGCATGGGCTCGCGCTGCATTCCGTCGTGCATCCGGTGTTTCGCATCTGGCGTACGCCCGACGGCAGCATCGCGCGGGTGAGCCAGGGCGCCGAAGAAGCCACTGACACGCGTTCGCAGTTGACCTCGTTCATCCACTTCGAAGTGGACCGTTGCGGCGATGCCGCAAAACTCGACGCGCTGCGCGATGACATCGCGAGGGTATTGCGCGACGTGCGGGCGGCGGTGGAGGACTGGCCGAAAATCGTCGAACTCGCGCGCAGCACGATCAAAGGCATGAAAGCCGGTGAGGCGGGCCCGGAAGGTCTGGAAGCGCGCGCGTTTCTCGAATGGATGGTGGCCGATCATTTCACCTTTCTCGGCCAGCGCGATTACGAACTGGTGCAGCACGATATCGGCTACGGTCTGCGCGCGGTGCCGGGCTCGGGCCTGGGCATTCTGCGCGACGCGCTACGGCCCGTCGCCACCGCCGAAGTCACGCCTTTGCCGCCGGCTGCGGTCGAAATCATTTCCGCTACGTCGCCGATCTTTCTCACCAAGGCCAATTCGCGGGCCACTGTGCACCGGCCGGGCTATCTGGACTATGTCGGCATCAAGCTGACCGATGCCAACGGCAAGGTGACCGGCGAGCGGCGTTTCATCGGTCTCTATACGTCCACCGCGTATTTCGTGTCGGCCTCGGAAATTCCGATCGTGCGGCGCAAATGCGCGAATATCGTGCGGCGTGCCGGTTTCCTGGCAAAAGGTCATCTCGCGAAATCGCTCCTCACGGTGCTCGAAACCTATCCGCGCGACGAACTTTTTCAGGCCGAAGAGGATCAGCTCTACGACATCGCGCTGGGTGTGCTGCGCTTGCAGGAGCATCAGCGCACGCGTCTGTTCGTGCGGCGAGACCGTTTTGACCGTTTCGTGTCGTGCCTCGTGTTCGTGCCGCGCGACAAGTACAACACCGATCTGCGCCAGCGTATTGCCAATCTGCTGGCCGACGCGTTCAACGGCGAGAGCGTCGAGTTTACGCCGCTGCTTTCGGAGTCGACGCTCGCGCGCATTCACTTCGTCGTGCATGCGAAGCCAGACGGTATGCCCAATGTCGATACGCGCGAGCTGGAAGCGCGGCTCGTGCAGGTCGCGCGCCGCTGGCAGGACGATCTCGCCGATGCGTTGCTCGACGCTTTCGGCGAAGAGCAGGGCAACCGCTTGCTGCAACACTACGGCGATTCGTTTCCAGCCGGCTATCGCGACGATTATCCGGCCCGCACGGCGGTGCGCGATATCGAACTGATCGAACGCGTGCAAGGCAGCGAGCGGCTCGCCATGAACCTGTACCGCCCAATCGAATCGGGTCCGCGTGCATTCCGCTTCAAGGTGTATCGCGCGGGTCTGCCGATCGCCCTGTCACGCAGTTTGCCGATGCTCGAACACCTCGGCGTACGCGTGGATGAAGAGCGCCCCTATCTGATCGAGGCATTGGGCGCGACGCCGGCGTGGATTCACGACTTCGGCCTCGAACTCGCCGACGACGCGGAATTCGATATCGAACGTGTCAAGGATCTCTTTGAAGAAGCGTTCGAGCAGGTATGGACCGGAGCGATCGAGAGCGACGACTTCAATCGCCTCGTCTTGCGGGCCCAACTGAATGCGCGCGAGGTAACGATACTGCGTGCCTACGCCAAATATCTGCGGCAAGTGGGATCGACCTTCAGCGATGCCTATATCGAACGCGCGGTGACCGGCAATCCGGCCATTGCGCGGATGCTGGTCGAGTTGTTCGTGGCCCGCTTCGACCCGGTGTTGGGCGAAACGCGCGAGGCGCGCGTCGACGGCTGGCTGCACACGATCGACAGCGCGCTCGATCAGGTGCCGAATCTCGACGAAGACCGGATACTGCGGCAGTTTCTCGGCGTGATCAAAGCGACACAGCGCACGAACTACTATCGCTTCGACGCGGACGGTCATCCAAAACCGTATCTGTCCTTCAAGTTCAACCCTGCGCTCGTGCCCGGCTTGCCCGAACCGAAACCGATGTTCGAAATCTGGGTCTACTCGCCGCGCGTTGAAGGCGTGCATTTGCGCGGCGGACGCGTGGCGCGCGGTGGTTTGCGCTGGTCGGACCGGCGCGAGGACTTTCGCACGGAAGTGCTCGGCCTGATGAAGGCGCAGATGGTGAAGAACGTGGTGATCGTGCCGGTGGGTTCCAAAGGCGGCTTCGTGGTGAAGAATCCGCCGCCGCAGACCGAACGCGACGCGTGGATGCGCGAAGGTATCGCGTGCTATCAGACCTTCCTGCGCGGCCTGCTCGATCTGACCGACAACCTCGCGGGCACGGCCGTGGTGCCGCCGCCCGACGTGGTACGTCACGATCCCGACGATCCCTATCTGGTGGTCGCCGCCGACAAAGGCACGGCCACCTTCTCCGACTACGCGAACGCGATCTCGCAGGAATATGGCTTCTGGCTCGACGACGCGTTCGCATCGGGCGGCTCGGTCGGTTACGACCACAAGAAAATGGCCATCACGGCGCGCGGCGCATGGGAGTCGGTCAAGCGGCACTTCCGCGAAATGGGCGTAGATACCCAGACCATGGACTTCACGGTGGTGGGCGTCGGCGACATGTCGGGCGACGTGTTCGGCAACGGCATGCTGCTGTCGCCGCATATCAAGCTGGTGGCCGCGTTCGATCATCGGCATATCTTTCTCGATCCGAGTCCTGATCCGGCGGTCAGTCTTGCCGAACGGGGGCGATTGTTCATCCTCGATCGTTCGAGTTGGGCCGACTACGATCCTGCGTTGATCTCGGCGGGTGGCGGCGTGTTTCCGCGCAGCGCCAAGACGATTCCGCTCTCGCCGGCCGTGCAGTCGGTGCTCGGCATCAGCGCACCGGCGCTCGCGCCCGCTGAATTGATGCGCGCGATTCTGCAGGCGCCGGTCGATCTGCTGTACAACGGCGGTATCGGCACCTATGTGAAAGCGAGCCGCGAAACGCATCTGCAGGTCGGCGACCGCGCCAACGACGCGATCCGCGTCAACGGTGCCGACTTGCGTTGCAAGGTCGTGGCCGAAGGCGGGAATCTCGGCCTGACGCAACTCGGGCGCATCGAATTCGCGCAGCGTGGCGGCCGTATCAATACCGATGCGATCGACAATTCCGCGGGCGTCGACTGCTCGGACCACGAGGTCAACATCAAGATTCTGCTGGGACTGGTCGTGACCGACGGCGAGATGACGGAGAAGCAGCGCAACGCGCTGCTCGCTGAAATGACCGACGAGGTCGGCCTGCTCGTGTTGCAGGACAACTACTACCAGACGCAGGCGCTGTCGATCGCCGGCCGTTACGGCGTCGAATTGCTCGATGCGGAAGCGCGTCTGATGCGCTACCTCGAACGGACCGGGCGTCTGAATCGCGTCATCGAGTTTCTGCCGACCGATGAGGAAGTCGCCGAGCGACAGGCCGCGAAACAGGGGCTCACCACGCCGGAGCGCGCGGTGCTGCTCGCGTACAGCAAGATGTGGCTGTACGACGCGTTGCTCGACTCGTCGATGCCCGAAGACCCGCTCGTCGCCGACATGCTGGTGGAGTATTTTCCGAAGCCGCTGCGGCAGCGCTTTAGCGTGCCGATGCAACGCCACCCGCTGCGCCGCGAAATTCTCGCGACGCATTTGACCAATGCCCTGGTGAATCGGGTGGGCTGCGAATTCGTGCACCGGCTGATGGAAGAAACCGACGCCCAGCCGGGTGACATCGTGCGAGCCTGCATCATGGCGCGCGACGTGTTCGATCTCGACCACGTCTGGCGCAGTATTGACGCGCTCGACAACCGCGTTGCCGACGACGTTCAGGCGCGCATGTTCGTCGAAGTCGCGCGCCTGGTGGAGCGTTCCGCGCTGTGGTTCCTGCGGCAATTGCAGTCGGGCGCGGTCAACGCAGGCGACGTGGCCGGCCTGCTCGCGCGCTGCCGCGACGCAGCGCAACGCCTAGCGCCGCAATGGCCGGCGCTGTTGCCGGGCGCCGACCTCGAAGCGCTCTCCGAACGGCAGCGCGTGTTCGTGGATGCCGGCGTGGATAGTGAACTGGCGGTGCGGATCGCGAGCGGCGAAATCTCCGCCGCGTTGCTCGACATCGCCGAAGTCGCGTCGACCTGCGGGCGCAGTCTCGAACTGGTGGCGGGCGTGTATTTCGCGCTCGGCACGCTGCTCAATTCCAGCTGGATCAGCGAGCGCGCGGCTGCTTTGCCGGTGCCCACGCACTGGGACATGCTGGCGCGCGCGACAGCGCTGGCCGAACTCGCACGTCTCAAACGCGCGTTGACCACGAGCGCGCTCGCCGGTGCCGACGAAGCATCCACACCGGACGCACTCGTCGAAGCATGGCGTGAGAAGCGCATCGCGCAACTGGAGCGCTACGCACGACTGCTGGCGGATCTGCGGGCCACGGGCGGCGCGAGCCTTTCGATGTTACTGGTGATCGTGCGCGAAATGGCGGCGCTCGAACGAGTCTGA
- a CDS encoding alpha/beta hydrolase: protein MSTWILLRGLTREIRHWGRLPGLLQGAVNDVPWQTGAPARLLLLDLPGNGEFAHLRAPSTVAEMVGFVRNAALQSGLPGPYCVLAMSLGGMVATDWAQRHPYEIERLVLINTSMRPFSQMQERLRPSAWPGLLGVAARWRDAPRAEHGIHRLTCNNVQTLGDDLDTWSRIRRSAPVSRGNALRQLWAAARFTAGTARPECPVLILYSRADKLVDPVCSAKLAAAWGALHCEHPWAGHDLPHDDPVWTGEQVRAWLGEEHAVPKAVL, encoded by the coding sequence ATGAGCACGTGGATTCTGCTGCGCGGACTCACGCGCGAAATCCGCCACTGGGGCCGCTTGCCCGGCTTGCTGCAGGGCGCCGTCAATGACGTGCCCTGGCAAACGGGCGCGCCTGCCCGGCTGCTGCTGCTCGATCTGCCGGGCAACGGCGAATTCGCGCATTTGCGCGCGCCGTCGACGGTCGCCGAGATGGTCGGCTTCGTGCGAAATGCTGCTTTGCAAAGCGGTTTGCCGGGCCCGTATTGCGTGCTGGCGATGTCGCTCGGCGGCATGGTGGCGACGGACTGGGCGCAGCGGCATCCCTACGAAATCGAACGGCTGGTGCTCATCAATACGAGCATGCGGCCGTTCAGCCAGATGCAGGAGCGGTTGCGTCCTTCTGCGTGGCCGGGCCTGTTGGGCGTGGCCGCGCGCTGGCGCGACGCGCCGCGCGCGGAACACGGCATTCATCGCCTGACGTGCAATAACGTGCAGACGCTGGGCGACGATCTCGATACATGGAGCCGGATTCGCCGCAGCGCGCCCGTGAGCCGTGGCAATGCGTTGCGGCAACTCTGGGCCGCGGCACGTTTTACTGCAGGCACGGCGCGGCCGGAATGCCCTGTGCTGATTCTTTATTCGCGGGCCGACAAACTGGTCGACCCGGTGTGCTCGGCGAAGCTCGCGGCGGCGTGGGGCGCTTTGCACTGCGAGCACCCGTGGGCCGGGCACGATCTGCCGCACGACGACCCCGTGTGGACTGGCGAGCAGGTCCGCGCATGGCTCGGCGAAGAGCATGCGGTGCCCAAAGCCGTGCTCTGA
- the phnD gene encoding phosphonate ABC transporter substrate-binding protein — protein sequence MKFLRSLITLAVGAAAFAGAATAHAEDINLGIISTDSSSVLKQRWEPLIQDMNKQTGLNIKAFFATDYAGIIEGMRFNKVQVGYFGNASAIEAVDRSQGEVFAKVQYANGDAGYYSVLITNVNSRFKTLDDVFKNTKDVTLGFGDPNSTSGTLIPGYYLFAKHNTPVNTSFKTVLPSSHEANLLAVVNNKIDIATNNTEMLDTLKKEHPDKFAQVRVLWKSPLIPSDPLVWRKDLPQATKDKLRNFFLNYAKTDPHEKAVMAAITGYGGFAASSDAQLVPIRQVALFQQKQKIESDAHLSDDDRKTQLAALDAKLSALNSAQSKQ from the coding sequence ATGAAATTCCTGCGTTCGTTGATCACGCTGGCCGTCGGCGCGGCTGCTTTCGCCGGTGCCGCCACCGCGCACGCCGAGGACATCAACCTCGGCATCATTTCGACCGATTCGTCCTCGGTGCTGAAACAACGCTGGGAGCCGCTGATTCAGGACATGAACAAGCAAACCGGCCTGAACATCAAAGCGTTCTTTGCAACGGACTACGCCGGCATTATCGAAGGCATGCGCTTTAACAAGGTACAGGTCGGTTATTTCGGCAATGCGTCGGCGATCGAGGCGGTGGACCGTTCGCAAGGCGAGGTATTCGCGAAGGTCCAATACGCGAACGGTGACGCAGGTTACTACTCCGTGCTGATCACGAATGTGAACAGCCGCTTCAAGACGCTCGACGATGTGTTCAAGAATACAAAGGACGTCACGCTCGGCTTCGGCGACCCGAACTCCACCTCGGGTACGCTGATTCCCGGCTATTACCTGTTCGCCAAGCACAATACGCCGGTCAACACCTCGTTCAAGACCGTGCTGCCGTCGAGCCACGAAGCCAATCTGCTGGCCGTGGTGAACAACAAGATCGACATCGCGACCAACAACACCGAGATGCTCGACACGTTGAAGAAAGAGCATCCGGACAAGTTCGCGCAGGTGCGTGTGCTGTGGAAATCGCCGCTGATTCCGTCGGACCCGCTGGTATGGCGCAAGGATCTGCCGCAAGCCACCAAGGACAAGCTGCGCAACTTCTTCCTGAACTATGCGAAGACCGATCCGCACGAAAAAGCAGTGATGGCGGCGATTACCGGTTACGGCGGCTTCGCGGCGTCCTCGGATGCGCAGTTGGTGCCGATCCGCCAGGTCGCGTTGTTCCAGCAGAAGCAGAAGATCGAGAGCGACGCGCATCTCTCCGATGACGATCGCAAGACCCAGTTGGCCGCGCTCGACGCGAAGCTGAGCGCGCTGAACAGCGCGCAATCGAAGCAATGA